From one Leishmania infantum JPCM5 genome chromosome 29 genomic stretch:
- a CDS encoding D-lactate dehydrogenase-like protein, translating to MSAVEEFEFEPFTARQSKYKACLDELVGLNLGPKSMVTDAVTLRKFYSKDKSSHAGSVPVAAVRPNSTEQVAAVVQVCAKYKVPMTPRGAGTGIEGACIPYAGGIVIDTDRLTRMDFDLDNSCVWVGAGVRKMTLNKAAAKHGFVFGPDPSSNPCVGGMVATSGSGMCTLRYGTTRENVLSLRVVTPQGTVVQTRQVVRKSSAGLELTQLYIGSEGTLGVICEVCFRLFPIQKCSSGGVGFFATTHAAVRAVVALKQQGVPHTLLRCELLNKESVAAANSYNKTNLRVSACVLLEFVCDNEGRRHIHGDYKKVAAVFKKFGAKEIRYLKDGKAMDTVWEARRSCFFSAMHAGKTKSAQKVIATDVCVPISRLAECVEATEEDFKQNSRPCLICAHISDGNFHTLVPYTDAADLKRARELEIRMVRRAVEMGGTVSGEHGVGIGKVRHVTQEHGEAHICVQETIKKALDPDNIMNPGCFYPFQQVMYPTAHL from the coding sequence ATGAGTGCTGTTGAGGAGTTCGAGTTCGAGCCTTTCACCGCTCGCCAGAGCAAGTACAAGGCATGCCTTGATGAGCTTGTGGGGCTCAACTTGGGCCCCAAGTCCATGGTAACGGATGCTGTGACTCTTCGTAAGTTTTACAGCAAGGACAAGTCGAGCCACGCCGGCTCCGTCCCTGTGGCGGCCGTCCGGCCGAACTCGACGGAACAGGTGGCTGCGGTGGTACAGGTGTGCGCGAAGTACAAGGTGCCCATGACGCCACGTGGTGCCGGCACGGGCATCGAGGGCGCGTGCATCCCATACGCTGGCGGCATCGTCATCGACACGGATCGTTTGACTCGGATGGACTTCGACCTCGACAactcgtgcgtgtgggtgggcgcTGGGGTGCGCAAAATGACTCTCAACAAGGCAGCTGCCAAGCACGGCTTCGTCTTTGGCCCCGACCCGTCCTCGAACCCCTGCGTCGGTGGCATGGTGGCcacctccggcagcggcatgtGCACGCTGCGCTACGGTACCACTCGCGAGAACGTGCTGTCCTTGCGCGTCGTCACCCCGCAGGGCACCGTTGTGCAGACGCGGCAGGTGGTGCGCAAGTCATCGGCTGGGCTGGAGCTGACTCAGCTGTACATTGGTAGCGAAGGCACCCTCGGCGTCATCTGTGAGGTATGCTTTCGTCTGTTTCCCATTCAGAAGTGCAGCTCCGGCGGCGTGGGCTTCTTCGCCACGACGCACGCGGCAgtgcgtgcggtggtggcgctcaAGCAGCAAGGTGTCCCTCACACACTGCTGCGATGCGAGCTGCTCAACAAGGAGAGTGTAGCGGCGGCCAATTCGTACAACAAAACGAACCTGCGCGTGTCGGCGTGCGTTCTGCTTGAGTTTGTCTGCGACAACGAGGGGCGGCGCCACATCCACGGCGACTACAAGAAGGTGGCCGCAGTTTTCAAGAAGTTTGGTGCCAAGGAGATACGCTACTTGAAAGACGGCAAGGCCATGGACACCGTTTGGGAGGCCCGCCGTAgctgcttcttctccgccatGCACGCGGGCAAGACAAAGAGTGCTCAGAAAGTGATCGCGACAGACGTCTGCGTCCCCATCAGCCGCCTGGCGGAGTGTGTCGAGGCGACAGAGGAGGATTTCAAGCAGAACAGCCGCCCGTGCCTGATCTGTGCCCATATTAGCGACGGCAACTTCCACACACTGGTCCCGTACACCGACGCGGCGGACCTCAAGCGTGCTCGCGAGCTGGAGATTCGCatggtgcgccgcgctgtCGAAATGGGCGGCACCGTGTCGGGCGAGCACGGCGTTGGCATTGGCAAGGTGCGCCACGTCACGCAAGAGCACGGTGAGGCCCACATTTGCGTGCAGGAGACGATCAAGAAGGCGCTCGACCCCGACAACATCATGAACCCCGGCTGCTTTTACCCGTTCCAGCAGGTCATGTACCCCACCGCGCACTTATAG